In one candidate division WOR-3 bacterium genomic region, the following are encoded:
- a CDS encoding electron transfer flavoprotein subunit beta/FixA family protein translates to MDIIVCLKMVPDTSETEVRVDSSGKDILKVRLIYTTNEADNYALESALLLKEKLGGTITLITVGEQKSDEILRMGLAKGADRAIRLTDSLFEKGDAWTTAKALYYAISPIKYDLILTGCIATDDGFSQIGPTLASLLNIPSAAYVNKIEVIDNTKLRIDRELEGGILEKKEMPLPALLTIQTGINTPRYPSIIGIKKAAAKPIEVFDAVKLNIDPNTFESLVELEKMYHPVVEAKAEFITGSEDEISAKLTGIIKEKVGL, encoded by the coding sequence GTGGATATAATTGTCTGTCTTAAAATGGTTCCCGATACTTCAGAAACTGAAGTTCGGGTTGATAGTTCAGGCAAAGATATTCTGAAAGTTAGATTAATTTACACAACTAATGAAGCCGACAATTATGCTTTAGAATCGGCATTATTATTAAAAGAGAAGTTGGGGGGCACGATAACTTTGATAACTGTGGGTGAACAAAAATCGGATGAGATTCTTCGAATGGGTTTGGCAAAAGGTGCAGACCGAGCAATTCGGCTTACTGATAGTTTATTTGAAAAAGGTGACGCCTGGACTACCGCTAAAGCACTCTATTATGCAATTTCTCCAATTAAATACGATTTAATCTTGACAGGCTGTATTGCTACTGATGACGGATTTTCGCAAATTGGTCCAACTTTAGCATCATTACTTAATATTCCCTCAGCGGCTTATGTTAATAAAATCGAAGTTATTGATAACACTAAATTACGAATTGACCGCGAATTAGAAGGGGGTATTTTAGAAAAGAAAGAAATGCCCCTTCCCGCATTATTAACCATTCAAACTGGCATTAATACTCCCCGATACCCTTCTATTATCGGTATCAAAAAAGCTGCCGCAAAGCCAATTGAAGTCTTTGATGCAGTAAAACTAAATATTGACCCTAATACCTTTGAGAGTTTAGTCGAACTGGAAAAGATGTATCATCCGGTCGTCGAAGCCAAAGCCGAATTTATTACTGGTAGCGAAGATGAAATCTCAGCAAAATTAACTGGTATCATCAAAGAAAAGGTGGGCTTATGA
- a CDS encoding tetratricopeptide repeat protein — MLSLYTFLLIVLCSISNFLNANDINLCYNLREFNKVKALAILNLNLQPSGIFNFDKLLMIGKADFYSQKFVSAQRYFQKALKVADDSIKKSVAGYWLGRSFLEQNSNEKAVDYFNQIIQYNQNPEPDFLFYYGIALYRLGRYPDALNCFLNYENRTKPELHPKELPFFIGVSALCSQNFELSEKYLISAISRKDEISNPKVISELLYLLSLNYYLTNNKEHSINILKNLNVADQGLQNKIKLVLGTLYSEKKDYKNAIKEFNTIVLDTLNELKEQVYFRIGFAYLKMRQPEKALQYFDSLIINYPNSSLSALALYNTGKIYQAQNKSIRAKRAYRKLLATYPDNPLIEEATFNLANILYQEKNYLEAVTIYEKLLKDFLQSRFRKTALFNLAYSYYNLANINKAQFYAEQYTKEYPNSDDAFEMYYILGKIGAQNKDYNYAIQNFSKITQGNLYAYALKGIADIYFALDSLQRAVDFYNLAEKNSADTLLDLVRYNREAVYLKQGVYPNEIIMRKSYLEKYPQSFNRAKIQYEIGHYYYLNNKFDTAIVELEKVRTIDTISTLILNAEIEKSQSLALLGDTTQAINNYLKIIQEFPNADIIFKPLSAIAHLYYSTAQYDSAIIFYNWLIRDFPNANETESGYRGLAKSYYSLGRTDEAIKILEKFKQKYPHSTMLPNVYLELVDYYIEMGKYTLAENTIKELFRKIGKSGDGFFRLGTIYKKRGKLDEALNYFINAYNTYRQEKSSAMLGLTLYEAGNVAIELKKWQRAKEFFERCLKESEDERLRISAQDKLNQIQEKLKD, encoded by the coding sequence ATGTTATCACTATACACCTTTTTATTAATTGTTCTCTGTAGTATTTCTAACTTCTTGAACGCTAATGATATTAATTTATGCTATAACCTTAGGGAATTTAACAAAGTTAAAGCCTTAGCAATATTAAATCTTAACCTCCAGCCATCCGGCATCTTTAATTTTGATAAATTATTGATGATTGGTAAGGCTGATTTCTATTCCCAAAAATTTGTTTCCGCCCAAAGATATTTTCAAAAAGCATTAAAAGTTGCGGATGACAGTATTAAAAAATCTGTCGCTGGTTATTGGTTAGGTCGAAGTTTTCTTGAGCAAAACAGTAATGAAAAAGCAGTCGATTATTTTAATCAGATTATCCAATATAACCAAAACCCCGAACCGGATTTTCTTTTTTATTACGGTATTGCATTATACCGACTGGGTCGTTATCCAGATGCGCTAAATTGTTTTCTCAATTATGAGAATCGAACAAAACCTGAACTCCATCCAAAAGAGTTACCCTTTTTTATTGGTGTGTCGGCTTTGTGTAGTCAGAATTTTGAATTATCGGAAAAATATCTTATTTCTGCAATTTCAAGGAAAGACGAAATTTCCAATCCGAAAGTAATTTCAGAACTCTTATATTTATTAAGTTTGAATTACTATTTGACCAATAATAAAGAACACAGTATAAATATTTTGAAGAACTTAAATGTTGCTGACCAAGGGTTACAAAATAAGATTAAATTAGTCTTGGGAACATTGTACTCCGAAAAAAAAGATTATAAAAATGCAATTAAAGAGTTTAATACCATAGTGTTAGACACTTTGAATGAATTAAAAGAACAGGTTTATTTCCGAATTGGCTTTGCGTATCTTAAAATGCGTCAACCAGAAAAAGCATTACAATATTTTGATTCACTAATCATAAATTATCCTAATTCATCATTAAGTGCCCTGGCATTATATAATACCGGAAAAATTTATCAGGCACAAAATAAATCTATCCGAGCCAAAAGGGCTTATCGTAAATTATTAGCCACCTATCCTGATAATCCATTAATTGAAGAAGCAACATTTAATTTAGCAAATATCTTATATCAGGAGAAGAATTATTTAGAAGCGGTTACAATTTATGAGAAATTGTTAAAAGATTTTCTCCAATCTCGTTTTCGTAAAACTGCTTTATTTAATTTGGCTTATAGTTATTATAATTTGGCTAATATTAATAAAGCCCAATTTTACGCTGAGCAATATACTAAAGAATATCCTAATTCCGATGACGCTTTTGAGATGTATTATATTTTAGGCAAAATTGGTGCTCAGAACAAAGATTACAATTATGCGATTCAGAACTTTTCTAAAATAACGCAGGGTAATTTATACGCCTATGCCTTGAAAGGAATTGCTGATATTTATTTTGCTTTGGACAGTTTACAACGAGCGGTCGATTTCTACAACTTAGCCGAAAAAAACAGCGCAGATACATTGCTTGATTTAGTAAGATATAATCGGGAAGCAGTCTATTTGAAACAGGGCGTTTATCCCAATGAGATTATAATGCGGAAGTCTTATTTAGAAAAGTATCCCCAATCTTTCAATCGTGCTAAAATTCAATATGAGATTGGACATTATTATTATTTGAACAATAAGTTCGACACTGCAATAGTTGAATTAGAAAAAGTTAGAACAATAGATACAATTTCAACTTTGATTCTAAATGCTGAAATTGAGAAGTCACAAAGTTTAGCGCTCTTAGGAGATACCACCCAAGCAATTAACAATTACTTGAAAATAATTCAAGAATTCCCTAATGCCGACATTATATTTAAGCCCTTATCAGCAATTGCCCATCTCTATTATTCAACTGCCCAATATGATAGTGCAATAATTTTTTATAATTGGCTTATTAGAGATTTTCCGAATGCGAATGAAACAGAGTCTGGTTATAGAGGATTAGCAAAGTCATATTACAGTTTAGGAAGAACAGATGAAGCAATTAAAATATTAGAAAAATTTAAGCAAAAGTATCCTCACTCGACAATGTTGCCGAATGTTTATTTAGAATTGGTTGACTATTATATTGAAATGGGTAAATATACTTTAGCCGAAAATACGATAAAGGAACTATTCAGGAAAATTGGAAAATCCGGTGATGGTTTTTTTCGATTAGGAACTATTTACAAAAAACGAGGGAAATTAGACGAGGCATTAAATTATTTTATTAATGCCTATAACACCTATCGTCAAGAAAAAAGTTCGGCAATGTTAGGTTTAACCTTATATGAAGCCGGTAATGTCGCAATTGAATTAAAGAAATGGCAAAGGGCAAAAGAATTCTTTGAACGGTGCCTTAAAGAATCAGAAGATGAACGACTGCGTATTTCCGCCCAAGATAAACTGAACCAAATCCAAGAAAAATTAAAAGATTAA
- a CDS encoding (Fe-S)-binding protein, whose protein sequence is MNIITISKEIRDAIIELGATDAYKCYQCGMCTALCPWFQIEKVDFIVNRIPHNVKLGNVMSSEDKAEIEKEVEELFRCVGCDNCLAYCPRGVNIGDIVRAIRRLLIDYEAIPKTLKDIVTKIYSSGNPQGETPEKRNNWANKFDVPLYLPNLEYAYFACCIPAYDAQIRKIAEATVKVLKSSDVSFGLVNNEVFCCSEAIRNIGAEKIFTEIANNNINALKKQGVRKLLVTSPHCYTAYKNDYKELGCDFEVVHTSQLFFQLLQDKKIIPSKPIKKKVVYHDPCTLGRQNNIYEEPRAVLKSIPELELLEIENFTKKDSVCCGAGGGGLWLDWQKGERMSDIRIQQAIDAGAEILAIACPYCMIMFEDSVKTMQGDIEIKDIAEILAESLAL, encoded by the coding sequence ATGAACATTATAACAATTTCTAAGGAAATCAGAGATGCAATTATTGAACTCGGTGCGACTGATGCCTACAAGTGTTATCAATGTGGCATGTGTACGGCTTTATGTCCTTGGTTTCAAATTGAAAAAGTTGATTTTATAGTTAATCGAATTCCGCATAATGTCAAACTCGGTAATGTTATGTCCAGTGAAGATAAAGCAGAAATTGAAAAAGAAGTTGAAGAACTCTTTCGTTGTGTTGGTTGTGATAATTGCCTGGCTTATTGTCCAAGAGGTGTTAACATAGGTGATATTGTCCGAGCAATTCGCCGACTCTTAATTGACTATGAAGCCATACCTAAAACACTTAAAGACATTGTTACTAAAATCTATAGTTCGGGTAATCCTCAAGGTGAGACTCCTGAAAAAAGAAATAACTGGGCAAATAAATTTGATGTGCCTTTATATCTTCCCAATTTAGAATATGCTTATTTTGCCTGTTGTATCCCGGCTTATGATGCGCAAATCAGAAAAATAGCCGAGGCGACAGTTAAAGTGCTAAAATCATCTGATGTCTCTTTTGGTTTAGTCAACAATGAAGTCTTTTGTTGTTCTGAAGCAATAAGAAACATCGGTGCAGAAAAAATCTTTACGGAAATTGCTAATAATAATATTAATGCCCTAAAAAAACAAGGTGTCAGAAAACTACTCGTTACTTCGCCCCATTGTTATACTGCTTATAAGAATGATTACAAAGAACTGGGATGTGATTTTGAAGTAGTCCACACATCCCAACTTTTCTTCCAACTACTTCAAGATAAGAAAATTATACCGTCTAAACCAATAAAAAAGAAAGTTGTATATCATGACCCTTGCACGCTTGGCAGACAGAATAATATCTACGAAGAACCCAGAGCGGTGTTAAAAAGCATACCTGAATTAGAATTATTAGAAATAGAAAATTTTACTAAAAAAGATAGTGTCTGCTGTGGTGCTGGTGGTGGTGGATTATGGTTAGATTGGCAAAAGGGTGAACGAATGTCTGATATTCGCATTCAACAAGCAATTGATGCTGGTGCAGAAATCTTAGCAATTGCTTGTCCTTATTGTATGATAATGTTTGAAGACAGCGTCAAAACAATGCAAGGAGACATAGAGATAAAAGATATTGCAGAAATTCTGGCTGAGTCTTTAGCTCTCTAA
- a CDS encoding T9SS type A sorting domain-containing protein, which translates to MPKINKIMLLAVFFMCSLLIAQPTQVFPPNGFIIYDATPWFDWTDESGAIEYRLQIDETNDFGSPIIDKVVPISEDSIPDFQSLPESLYYWRVRVENPLGDWSDIWTVRVQLKGPDLLLPEPDAVINDPTPTFIWYLLGGAANFRITITPEGSAIPIVDSTFMDTVFTCPITLTENLYYWDVQAYDSIGNPSAISTRSFIIDITPPNIPSLSSPPDDTVFTTSNVSFSWSPVSDAVIYNLVVYSAKDEVVNITTSNTFYSTTFNEGFYEWKVRAQDVATNWSDYSLARGFSVILSPAGWAIKESVPTTPGKKGIKDGGALVCHQGVLYALQGGNSVNFFAYENGTWSAKCSIPYALKPNGKPDKKRVKAGGALVAKGCTLYAFKGGNTSEFWAYITNENRWIQRTSIPLGPANSKVKSGGALVVHNGLIYAFKGGNTNEFWMYNPADSSWTQQTSLNTSDGKKIKGGAALVSKGDTIYAFVGNNTKHFYAFANGNWTQKANAMFGTPKTINKGIKDGAALVVLADKIYAFKGGNTQDFGFYDVYTNTWNTAETIPVGPYNKKVKQGGSLAVKGVSIYALKGGNSKEMWCYTPSLEKSEIKNPMSNIQQMENSKFQILHSKSTINVTPNPFSQVTTIHYTVPISSKVSLKLYNANGELIANLLEGYQNAGSHSLKIKTSTLGINSGIYFLKYEDANHQMKTKLIVK; encoded by the coding sequence ATGCCAAAAATAAATAAAATAATGCTTTTAGCCGTGTTTTTTATGTGCTCGCTCTTAATTGCTCAGCCAACACAAGTCTTTCCTCCGAATGGTTTTATAATTTATGACGCAACACCTTGGTTTGATTGGACTGATGAGAGTGGGGCAATTGAATATCGGTTGCAGATTGATGAGACCAATGACTTTGGTTCACCAATAATTGATAAGGTCGTTCCAATTTCCGAGGATTCCATTCCTGACTTCCAATCATTGCCTGAGTCTTTATATTATTGGCGGGTGCGAGTGGAAAATCCCTTAGGCGATTGGAGTGACATTTGGACAGTAAGGGTTCAACTTAAAGGTCCGGATTTACTACTACCAGAACCCGATGCGGTTATTAATGACCCAACACCAACATTTATTTGGTACTTACTTGGTGGCGCAGCCAACTTCCGTATTACCATTACTCCAGAAGGTAGTGCAATCCCAATTGTTGACTCAACATTTATGGATACGGTCTTTACCTGCCCAATAACTTTAACCGAAAATCTCTATTATTGGGATGTTCAAGCCTATGATAGTATTGGTAATCCAAGTGCAATCAGTACCAGGTCGTTTATAATTGATATAACTCCACCTAATATTCCCAGTTTAAGTTCACCACCAGATGATACAGTATTTACGACATCAAATGTATCCTTTTCCTGGAGTCCAGTTTCTGACGCAGTAATTTATAATCTGGTAGTTTATAGTGCAAAAGATGAAGTGGTTAATATTACAACATCTAATACATTTTATTCAACAACGTTTAACGAAGGATTTTATGAGTGGAAAGTGCGGGCACAAGATGTTGCAACCAACTGGAGTGATTATTCTTTAGCCCGTGGATTTAGTGTTATTCTAAGTCCAGCGGGTTGGGCAATTAAAGAATCAGTTCCGACTACTCCTGGTAAAAAGGGTATTAAAGATGGTGGTGCTTTAGTTTGTCATCAAGGAGTGCTCTATGCGCTTCAAGGCGGAAACTCAGTGAACTTCTTTGCGTATGAAAATGGAACATGGTCAGCGAAGTGTTCAATACCTTATGCACTAAAACCGAATGGCAAACCTGATAAAAAACGCGTCAAGGCCGGCGGTGCTTTAGTTGCTAAAGGTTGCACATTATATGCCTTCAAAGGTGGTAATACTTCTGAATTCTGGGCATATATTACGAATGAAAACCGATGGATACAAAGAACTTCAATTCCCCTTGGTCCGGCCAATTCTAAAGTTAAATCCGGTGGTGCATTAGTAGTTCATAATGGACTAATTTATGCCTTTAAAGGTGGCAATACTAACGAATTCTGGATGTATAATCCGGCGGACTCATCTTGGACACAGCAGACAAGTTTAAATACTTCAGATGGCAAAAAGATAAAAGGCGGTGCAGCATTAGTCTCTAAAGGCGATACGATTTATGCATTTGTCGGTAATAACACAAAACATTTTTATGCCTTTGCTAATGGGAATTGGACTCAAAAGGCAAACGCAATGTTCGGTACACCAAAAACCATAAACAAAGGCATTAAAGATGGTGCGGCATTAGTCGTATTGGCTGATAAGATTTATGCTTTCAAAGGCGGTAATACTCAAGACTTTGGTTTCTATGATGTATATACCAATACTTGGAATACTGCCGAGACGATTCCTGTCGGACCGTATAATAAAAAAGTAAAGCAAGGTGGCTCTTTAGCCGTAAAAGGTGTCAGCATTTACGCACTTAAAGGCGGAAACTCAAAAGAGATGTGGTGCTATACACCTTCATTAGAAAAATCAGAAATCAAAAACCCAATGTCAAATATCCAACAGATGGAAAATTCCAAATTCCAAATTCTACATTCCAAATCTACGATAAATGTCACACCAAATCCATTTTCCCAAGTAACTACTATTCATTATACAGTGCCGATTTCAAGCAAAGTTTCACTCAAACTGTATAATGCCAATGGAGAATTGATAGCAAATCTGCTGGAAGGTTATCAGAATGCTGGTTCACACTCCTTAAAAATCAAAACTTCGACATTAGGAATTAATAGCGGAATCTACTTCTTAAAATATGAAGATGCTAATCACCAAATGAAAACGAAATTGATAGTTAAGTAA
- a CDS encoding electron transfer flavoprotein subunit alpha/FixB family protein produces the protein MSQNKSLASIAVLIEHRERQIKDISYEMLTLAHKIAHTQGYEITGIVLSDNCQPIVETIKSYCHNIICVEDKLLENFNTQIYLPVLAKIIQETRPLLTIIGHTGFGTDLAPYLAGSLSLPLLTDIFDLEISSEKILVRRQMYGGKVTAEFISKKTPAMVTVRTGSFEKIFSLPKIPQLSANLQKLPLAIDPSIPERFKFLGYGEVPTTGIDITKADIIVAVGRGIKEQKNLTMIENFANDIGATLACTRPIIDAGWLPKDRQVGSSGKTVKPKLYIALGISGAFQHISGMKNSETIIAINKDPEAPIFSVAHYGVVGDLLKIVPILATKIKELKS, from the coding sequence ATGAGTCAAAATAAATCTTTAGCATCAATTGCGGTCTTAATTGAACACCGAGAGCGACAGATTAAAGATATTAGTTACGAAATGCTGACCTTAGCCCATAAAATTGCCCATACCCAAGGATATGAGATTACCGGTATTGTTTTGAGTGATAATTGTCAACCGATTGTTGAAACGATAAAGTCTTATTGTCATAATATCATTTGTGTTGAAGACAAACTGCTGGAAAATTTCAATACCCAAATTTATTTACCGGTGCTTGCAAAAATAATCCAAGAGACGCGTCCTTTATTAACAATAATTGGTCATACGGGTTTTGGCACGGATTTGGCACCTTACTTAGCCGGTTCACTTTCCCTGCCTCTTTTAACTGATATTTTTGACCTTGAAATCAGTTCAGAAAAAATACTCGTTCGCCGGCAAATGTATGGTGGTAAAGTTACTGCTGAATTTATTAGCAAGAAGACACCGGCAATGGTCACAGTTCGCACTGGCTCTTTTGAAAAAATCTTTTCCTTACCTAAAATTCCTCAACTATCCGCTAATCTTCAAAAACTTCCTTTGGCAATTGACCCGTCAATTCCTGAAAGATTTAAGTTTTTAGGATACGGCGAAGTTCCGACGACCGGTATTGATATCACCAAAGCCGATATTATTGTGGCAGTTGGTCGTGGCATTAAAGAACAAAAGAACTTAACAATGATTGAGAACTTTGCTAATGATATTGGTGCGACGCTTGCTTGCACCCGACCGATTATCGATGCGGGTTGGCTTCCCAAAGACCGGCAAGTTGGTTCTTCAGGAAAAACTGTTAAGCCGAAACTTTATATTGCCTTAGGTATTTCCGGTGCTTTTCAACATATCAGCGGAATGAAAAACTCAGAAACCATTATTGCGATTAACAAAGACCCAGAAGCACCAATCTTTTCCGTTGCCCATTATGGCGTTGTCGGCGATTTATTAAAAATTGTTCCAATTTTAGCAACTAAAATAAAAGAATTGAAATCTTAA